The Pirellulimonas nuda genome includes a region encoding these proteins:
- the truA gene encoding tRNA pseudouridine(38-40) synthase TruA, whose protein sequence is MDDVSRPSAFRFLKLTIGYDGTAFAGWQEQPGLRTVQNELASAWRRITGETPRLTASGRTDAGVHALGQVVSLCTSSERPEGELARGLNAVLPEDIVVLAIDPAVQGFHATHDALSKTYRYQIHDSRTPPLFDRRYVWHVRQPLDIERMGRAGGGLIGRHDFVSFQTAGSQRTSTVRTILAVEVTRLASRVDITVTGDGFLYNMVRAIAGTLVEVGRGARDPEWVAEALSARDRAAAGPNAPALGLVLVSVRYAQGSDE, encoded by the coding sequence GTGGACGACGTATCGCGCCCCTCCGCGTTTCGCTTCTTGAAGCTCACGATCGGCTACGACGGCACGGCCTTTGCCGGTTGGCAGGAGCAGCCCGGGCTGCGCACGGTGCAGAACGAGCTGGCGTCCGCGTGGCGCCGCATCACGGGTGAGACGCCGCGGCTTACTGCGAGCGGTAGGACGGACGCCGGGGTTCACGCGCTCGGCCAAGTGGTGAGCCTCTGCACCTCAAGCGAGCGACCAGAAGGCGAGTTGGCGCGCGGTCTCAACGCGGTGTTGCCCGAAGATATCGTGGTGCTCGCAATCGACCCCGCAGTGCAAGGGTTTCACGCCACACACGACGCTCTCAGCAAGACCTACCGATATCAGATCCACGACAGTCGCACGCCGCCACTCTTCGACCGCCGATATGTCTGGCACGTACGCCAACCGTTGGACATCGAACGGATGGGCAGGGCAGGGGGGGGGCTCATCGGTCGCCATGACTTCGTGTCGTTCCAAACCGCGGGATCTCAGCGTACCAGCACCGTCCGGACCATCCTCGCAGTCGAGGTTACCCGTCTCGCTAGCCGGGTGGATATCACAGTCACGGGCGATGGTTTCTTGTACAACATGGTGCGTGCGATTGCGGGCACGCTTGTAGAAGTCGGCCGCGGCGCGCGTGACCCGGAATGGGTAGCTGAGGCGCTCTCGGCTCGGGACCGCGCCGCGGCCGGACCGAACGCACCCGCGCTAGGGCTGGTGCTGGTGAGCGTCCGGTACGCACAAGGCTCGGACGAGTAG
- a CDS encoding serine/threonine protein kinase — MGDYRLFHLIRSGAVYEIWAVRPISGTEAFAIKWLPPGPKHTRSAVAELKHEHNVGRDLDHPSIIKTYDYGTTNNGAYLRMELFKTLNIKQQLVAGAHRLHYRLKEILLPAAAGLAHMHQKGWIHRDVKPDNYLLSDDNEVRLIDFTIAKKPAGRFSFGRTAVQGTYSYMSPEQIRGQGPDPRGDIYSFGCMMYEMLSGKLPFTANSSQELLQKHIKTKPMQITTLERNVHPDMASLVHRMISKDPSDRPETMTEVMLAIKTQRMFITPPSPPSDDPEVDAAEEE, encoded by the coding sequence GTGGGCGACTACCGGCTGTTCCACCTCATCCGGAGTGGGGCCGTATATGAGATTTGGGCCGTCCGACCGATATCCGGCACCGAGGCGTTCGCCATCAAATGGCTGCCGCCCGGTCCGAAGCACACCCGTAGCGCGGTGGCCGAGCTGAAGCACGAGCACAACGTCGGCAGGGACCTCGACCATCCCAGCATCATCAAGACCTACGACTACGGAACCACTAACAACGGCGCCTACCTGCGGATGGAGCTGTTCAAGACGCTCAATATCAAGCAGCAGTTGGTCGCCGGGGCGCACCGGCTGCACTACCGCCTCAAGGAAATCCTCCTGCCGGCGGCCGCGGGGCTGGCGCACATGCACCAAAAGGGGTGGATCCACCGCGACGTGAAGCCAGACAACTACCTGCTATCGGACGACAACGAGGTAAGGCTGATCGACTTCACCATCGCCAAGAAGCCCGCCGGGCGATTCTCGTTCGGGAGGACCGCCGTTCAGGGGACGTACAGCTACATGTCTCCCGAACAAATCCGCGGCCAAGGGCCCGACCCGCGAGGCGACATCTACAGCTTCGGCTGCATGATGTACGAGATGCTATCGGGCAAGCTGCCGTTTACGGCCAACAGCTCGCAAGAGTTGCTGCAGAAGCACATCAAGACAAAGCCCATGCAGATCACAACGCTGGAGCGCAACGTCCACCCAGACATGGCGTCGCTTGTGCATCGGATGATCTCCAAAGACCCGTCAGATCGTCCGGAGACCATGACCGAAGTGATGCTCGCCATCAAGACGCAGCGGATGTTCATCACACCGCCTTCCCCCCCCAGCGACGACCCCGAAGTCGACGCTGCCGAAGAAGAGTAG
- a CDS encoding cupin domain-containing protein → MQLTSKFDEAPWQRASDLARFKRIESEGYVIRLLQLDAGFEESDWCDKAHIGYVVEGELQVTFQDGVRTLCAGDVLTTLHGPASAHRGAVNHGTVTLFLVDPPQ, encoded by the coding sequence ATGCAGCTCACGTCTAAATTCGACGAGGCGCCCTGGCAGCGGGCGAGCGACCTCGCCCGCTTCAAGCGGATCGAATCCGAGGGATACGTCATTCGCTTGCTTCAGCTCGACGCTGGCTTCGAAGAATCCGACTGGTGTGACAAGGCCCACATCGGCTATGTGGTGGAAGGCGAGCTGCAGGTGACTTTTCAGGACGGCGTTCGCACGCTCTGCGCTGGAGACGTGTTGACCACGCTGCATGGCCCGGCCTCGGCGCACCGCGGCGCCGTGAACCACGGCACGGTGACGTTGTTTCTCGTTGACCCTCCGCAGTAG
- a CDS encoding TIGR03000 domain-containing protein, translating to MRKLTIGKLVVAFTMVLAVSTADAFWNSYGSYGSRGSYGGSASYGSSGSSGSYASHGSSSSYGSYASHGSSSSYGSHGGLIARIKARHASSGSYGSHGSSSSYGSHGVVTVSYGSNGSSSSYGSSGSYGSNASHGSYSSVGSSSAGSYGTVISESSSVVQPTYASSTATGSGTLSVNVPADAVVFVNGSRTTSTGTQRQYVSKGLAQGEDYAYEVRVEYELNGEKVVESKSATLTADASASLNFTASQPTPVTVAKAEATITKLTVRVPEGASITLAGAPTKQTGAEREFSTTRLANGQTWEDYRVQVELDGVVQQRTITLRGGDSQELVFNFGGDQIAAK from the coding sequence ATGAGGAAGCTTACGATCGGCAAGCTCGTTGTCGCTTTCACGATGGTGCTTGCGGTCTCGACCGCCGACGCCTTCTGGAACAGCTATGGAAGCTACGGTTCCCGCGGCTCCTACGGGGGTTCGGCGTCGTATGGGAGTTCTGGTTCGTCCGGCAGCTATGCCTCGCATGGTAGTTCATCGTCGTATGGCAGCTATGCGTCGCACGGAAGCTCGTCGTCCTACGGCAGCCACGGCGGCCTGATCGCTCGCATCAAGGCGCGGCATGCTAGCAGCGGTTCGTACGGCTCGCACGGATCGTCGTCGAGCTACGGCTCGCACGGCGTCGTCACGGTCTCGTACGGCAGCAATGGCAGCAGCTCGAGCTACGGCAGCAGCGGCAGCTATGGAAGCAATGCCAGCCATGGCAGTTATTCCTCCGTCGGATCCAGCAGCGCCGGCAGCTACGGCACGGTGATCAGCGAGTCTTCGTCGGTCGTGCAGCCCACCTACGCTTCCTCAACCGCGACCGGAAGCGGCACGCTGAGCGTCAACGTGCCGGCAGACGCGGTTGTGTTCGTCAATGGCTCGCGCACCACCAGCACGGGCACCCAGCGGCAGTACGTTTCCAAAGGGCTGGCGCAGGGCGAAGACTACGCCTACGAGGTCCGGGTTGAGTACGAGCTGAATGGCGAGAAAGTGGTTGAATCAAAGTCGGCCACGCTCACCGCGGATGCTTCGGCTAGCCTGAACTTCACCGCTAGCCAGCCCACTCCGGTGACTGTCGCCAAGGCTGAGGCCACCATTACGAAGCTGACGGTACGCGTTCCCGAGGGGGCGTCGATAACCCTCGCCGGTGCGCCCACCAAGCAGACCGGTGCGGAGCGGGAATTCTCCACCACTCGCCTCGCCAACGGCCAGACTTGGGAAGACTACCGGGTTCAGGTAGAACTGGACGGAGTGGTTCAGCAACGGACGATCACGCTTCGTGGCGGTGATTCGCAGGAGTTGGTGTTCAACTTCGGCGGAGATCAAATCGCCGCAAAGTAG
- a CDS encoding response regulator, with protein MAVTLLLVDGHPVVRAGVRALLAGVGIDIVGETDDPDVAVELARSLRPEVVLLEARLPRGSGLDAIGRIKRARSDSAVLMFSGSANPTYAARAHAFGAAGMVSKEASAQELEAAIRKVASGAASWSAEDRRRLSGGLEDRRVQELLETPLTKRENEVLQQLALGLSNREIALALGISYETVKEHVQHLLRKIGVSDRTQAAVWAVRNGLV; from the coding sequence ATGGCTGTAACACTGCTGTTGGTCGATGGCCATCCGGTGGTTCGGGCCGGCGTGCGAGCTCTGCTGGCCGGGGTCGGGATCGACATCGTCGGCGAGACGGACGACCCAGACGTAGCGGTCGAGCTGGCCCGTTCCCTCAGGCCTGAGGTCGTGCTGCTAGAAGCCCGCCTGCCCCGCGGCTCGGGCCTCGACGCGATCGGCCGCATCAAGCGCGCGCGCAGCGACTCCGCCGTCCTCATGTTTAGCGGTTCGGCCAACCCCACCTACGCGGCGCGGGCGCACGCGTTTGGGGCCGCCGGGATGGTGTCGAAAGAGGCGTCTGCCCAGGAGCTGGAGGCCGCGATCCGCAAGGTCGCTTCCGGCGCCGCGAGCTGGTCGGCGGAAGACCGTCGCCGCCTCTCCGGCGGGCTGGAAGACCGACGCGTGCAGGAACTGCTAGAGACCCCCCTCACCAAACGTGAGAACGAGGTGCTGCAGCAGCTTGCCCTGGGGTTGTCTAACCGCGAGATCGCGTTGGCGCTGGGCATCAGCTACGAAACGGTGAAAGAACACGTCCAGCACCTGCTCCGCAAGATCGGCGTCTCCGATCGCACCCAGGCGGCGGTATGGGCGGTGCGGAATGGGCTGGTTTAA
- a CDS encoding protein-L-isoaspartate(D-aspartate) O-methyltransferase, whose protein sequence is MPPHLRSIFSLLILLAPIGLSAQSPAEFARQRDQMVDDEIVAAGVKSPRVVAAMRQTPRHEFMPLAYRKQAYLDMALPIGSSQTISPPFVVAYMTEQLDPQPDDKVLEIGSGSGYQAAVLSGLAREVYTIEIVGTLGRKAERTLRRLGYDNVHVRVGDGYLGWPAEAPFDKIIVTCSPEDVPAPLVEQLAEGGRMVIPVGERHRQDLVLLRKRDGRLEREPLLPTLFVPMTGEAEERREMMPDPRHPSLVNGGFEEQLKQSKLPSGWHYVRQAEVMRDPTEAPEGDRYLLFKNSEPGRGCWALQGLAVDGRHVRRLKVSFQARGTGIRPGQTLREWPYVAITFYDDRREEVGVDAVGPLRGDFAWGEFSKQVSVPVHAREAIIRIGLLGAVGELALDEVRVEAAGRGSP, encoded by the coding sequence ATGCCGCCTCACCTTCGATCGATTTTCTCGCTGCTGATCCTGCTGGCCCCGATTGGGCTGTCCGCCCAGTCGCCGGCCGAGTTTGCTCGGCAGCGGGATCAGATGGTAGACGACGAGATCGTCGCGGCGGGCGTGAAGAGCCCGCGCGTCGTGGCCGCGATGCGCCAGACGCCCCGCCACGAGTTCATGCCGCTCGCCTACCGCAAGCAGGCGTACCTGGACATGGCGCTTCCGATCGGGAGCTCGCAGACGATCTCGCCCCCGTTCGTGGTGGCCTACATGACGGAGCAGCTCGACCCGCAGCCCGACGACAAGGTGCTGGAGATCGGGTCGGGCTCTGGCTACCAAGCCGCGGTGCTCAGCGGCCTTGCTCGCGAGGTCTACACCATCGAGATCGTTGGGACCCTGGGACGCAAGGCGGAACGCACGCTTCGGCGGCTCGGCTACGACAACGTGCACGTCCGCGTCGGCGACGGCTATCTGGGTTGGCCAGCAGAGGCGCCGTTCGACAAGATCATCGTCACTTGCTCGCCAGAGGACGTGCCGGCGCCGTTGGTCGAGCAACTCGCAGAGGGAGGGCGGATGGTGATCCCTGTAGGGGAACGCCACCGCCAAGACTTAGTGCTGCTGCGGAAGCGAGACGGGCGACTTGAACGAGAGCCGCTGCTGCCGACGCTCTTCGTGCCGATGACGGGCGAGGCGGAAGAGCGCCGTGAGATGATGCCCGATCCCCGCCATCCAAGCCTCGTCAACGGCGGGTTCGAAGAACAACTTAAGCAGAGCAAGCTGCCTTCCGGATGGCACTACGTGCGTCAAGCAGAAGTGATGCGCGACCCCACCGAAGCCCCCGAGGGCGATCGGTACTTGCTCTTTAAGAACAGCGAACCCGGCCGCGGGTGCTGGGCCTTACAGGGGCTCGCCGTAGACGGGCGTCATGTTCGGCGGCTCAAGGTAAGCTTCCAAGCACGCGGGACCGGCATCCGCCCCGGGCAGACACTGCGGGAGTGGCCGTACGTGGCGATCACGTTCTACGACGATCGGCGGGAAGAGGTTGGCGTTGACGCGGTCGGTCCCCTCCGGGGCGACTTTGCGTGGGGGGAGTTCTCAAAACAGGTCAGCGTTCCTGTCCACGCCCGCGAGGCGATCATCCGGATCGGCCTGCTGGGGGCGGTCGGGGAGCTTGCGCTCGATGAAGTGCGGGTCGAGGCGGCGGGACGCGGGTCGCCGTAG
- a CDS encoding AAA family ATPase, which produces MSDFGFPSQPSLYSRTLRECRELYVSSGERIARDYPELIARDGQEYVTLMDDLHKGVLIKTYVAVCEADREWSKEERFLAEVLCHHLWGQWLEGATLREAIKRASDSAAKMTWYSLLRPFDRMPPLRDRVAELETVITRVANLVARADGSLKPEEQQAIQAIQDQLHHHLLRIPLDDDPEPDASPDARAPSTPAAVESERVDEPRTSERLRRIRDAADQPKPVGRRDAKPPQEKISKADKPAPPQAPQPTVEESLAELDRLIGLDSIKHEVRSLANFLKLQQRRTAAGLPETDISLHMVFTGNPGTGKTTVARIIGRIFSALGVLEKGHLIETDRSGLVAEYAGQTGPKTNKKIDEALGGVLFIDEAYSLVASRQDDAFGHEAVQALLKRSEDDRERLVVILAGYPDEMAALLASNPGLSSRFNRQLAFDDYTPLELARIFGLMCVKNHYQLTPAARLKVMIGLKWEYDHRDRHFGNGRAVRNLFEQAIRRMANRLATQVEIDQQELVTLQGPDIEFEDVPSAAFESIDEGLLRFRLECAGCGHTKVVSTKLLGEKVKCPKCDQSFTVEWGELIASGESDSPDP; this is translated from the coding sequence ATGTCCGACTTCGGATTCCCGTCGCAGCCTTCGCTCTACAGCCGCACCCTGCGCGAGTGCCGGGAGTTGTACGTCTCAAGCGGGGAGCGGATCGCCCGCGACTACCCCGAGCTGATCGCACGAGACGGGCAGGAGTACGTCACGCTGATGGACGACCTGCACAAAGGGGTGCTGATCAAGACGTACGTCGCGGTGTGCGAGGCGGACCGCGAGTGGAGCAAAGAAGAGAGGTTTCTTGCGGAGGTGCTGTGCCACCACCTGTGGGGTCAATGGCTGGAGGGCGCGACGCTGCGCGAGGCGATCAAGCGCGCGTCGGACTCGGCCGCCAAGATGACCTGGTACAGCCTGCTGCGTCCCTTCGATCGCATGCCCCCGCTGCGCGACCGCGTCGCCGAGCTGGAGACGGTGATTACCCGCGTCGCCAACCTGGTGGCCCGCGCCGATGGGTCGCTCAAGCCGGAAGAGCAGCAGGCCATCCAGGCGATCCAGGACCAACTGCATCATCACCTGCTACGGATCCCGCTGGACGACGACCCCGAGCCGGACGCGAGCCCCGACGCCCGGGCCCCCTCGACCCCGGCGGCGGTGGAATCCGAGCGGGTCGACGAGCCCCGCACGAGCGAACGCTTGCGGAGGATCCGCGACGCCGCCGACCAACCCAAGCCCGTCGGCCGTCGCGACGCCAAGCCGCCCCAAGAAAAAATCAGCAAGGCGGACAAGCCGGCGCCGCCGCAGGCCCCGCAGCCCACGGTCGAAGAATCGCTCGCGGAGCTCGACCGCCTGATCGGGCTCGACTCGATCAAGCACGAGGTTCGTTCGCTCGCCAACTTCCTCAAGCTCCAGCAACGCCGCACCGCGGCGGGGCTGCCGGAAACCGACATCAGCCTGCACATGGTGTTCACGGGCAACCCCGGGACCGGGAAGACGACGGTCGCGCGGATCATCGGGCGGATCTTTTCGGCGCTGGGTGTGCTGGAGAAGGGACACCTAATCGAGACAGACCGCTCGGGCCTGGTGGCGGAGTACGCGGGGCAGACCGGCCCAAAGACCAATAAGAAGATCGACGAGGCCCTTGGCGGGGTCTTGTTCATCGACGAGGCGTACAGCCTGGTCGCCTCGCGCCAGGACGACGCGTTTGGCCACGAGGCGGTGCAGGCGCTGCTCAAGCGGTCCGAAGACGACCGCGAGCGGCTGGTGGTGATCCTGGCCGGCTACCCCGACGAGATGGCCGCCTTGCTGGCGTCGAACCCGGGGCTCTCGTCGCGGTTCAACCGGCAGCTCGCGTTCGACGACTACACGCCGCTGGAATTAGCGCGCATCTTCGGCCTGATGTGCGTTAAGAACCACTACCAGCTCACTCCCGCGGCGCGGCTCAAGGTGATGATCGGCTTGAAATGGGAATACGACCACCGCGACCGCCACTTCGGCAACGGCCGGGCGGTGCGGAACCTGTTCGAGCAGGCGATCCGGCGGATGGCGAACCGCTTAGCGACCCAGGTTGAGATCGACCAGCAAGAGCTCGTCACGCTGCAAGGCCCGGACATCGAATTTGAGGACGTGCCCTCAGCCGCGTTCGAATCGATCGACGAAGGGCTGTTGAGGTTCCGGTTGGAGTGCGCCGGCTGCGGTCATACCAAGGTGGTTTCGACCAAACTGCTGGGAGAGAAAGTCAAGTGCCCAAAGTGTGATCAGTCTTTTACGGTTGAATGGGGCGAGCTGATAGCGTCCGGCGAGTCCGACTCCCCTGACCCTTAG
- a CDS encoding DUF1571 domain-containing protein, translating into MRRSSLLMMACLLVALYCAPWASGQVVPATAESPLRPDGGAQEHPLTPVLALAERGLAELRENVRDYTCTVIRRERIGGDLRPYEFIDAKVREPRTGPDGAVLTPKSVYVNFLKPESLAGREALFVEGRDSNKMLVRRGGTRMAYVTTYLDPEAPIAMEVNRYPITEIGFARLVERLIEVCREDLKHDEVEVRYFDGAKIGDRVCTRITVEHPVPRDYFRYHRAVIFLDDERGLPLGYAAYNWPQTPDGKPMLTEEYIYTDVKLNVGLTDGDFDADNPAYGFIRRDTVVDAD; encoded by the coding sequence ATGCGCCGTTCTTCACTGTTGATGATGGCATGCCTGCTTGTCGCCCTGTACTGCGCCCCCTGGGCGTCCGGACAGGTCGTGCCCGCCACCGCCGAATCGCCGCTCAGGCCCGACGGGGGCGCCCAAGAGCACCCGCTGACGCCGGTGCTGGCGCTAGCCGAGAGGGGGCTCGCGGAGCTCCGGGAGAACGTCCGCGACTACACCTGCACCGTGATCCGTCGCGAGCGGATCGGGGGCGACCTGCGTCCCTATGAGTTTATCGACGCGAAAGTGCGAGAGCCCCGCACCGGCCCCGATGGCGCCGTGCTCACCCCGAAGAGCGTCTACGTCAATTTCCTGAAGCCGGAGTCGCTCGCCGGCCGCGAGGCGCTGTTTGTCGAGGGACGCGACTCGAACAAGATGCTCGTCCGCCGCGGCGGGACGCGGATGGCCTACGTGACGACCTACCTCGATCCCGAGGCGCCCATCGCGATGGAAGTGAACCGCTACCCGATCACGGAGATCGGCTTCGCCCGTCTCGTAGAGCGTTTGATTGAGGTCTGCCGTGAAGACCTGAAGCACGATGAAGTGGAGGTGCGGTACTTCGACGGCGCGAAGATCGGCGACCGTGTGTGCACCCGCATCACGGTGGAGCACCCCGTGCCGCGCGATTACTTCCGGTACCACCGCGCGGTGATCTTTCTCGACGACGAGCGGGGGCTTCCGTTGGGATACGCCGCTTACAACTGGCCACAGACGCCGGACGGCAAGCCGATGCTGACCGAGGAGTACATCTACACCGACGTCAAGCTGAACGTCGGGCTCACCGACGGCGACTTTGACGCAGACAACCCGGCCTATGGGTTTATCCGACGCGATACGGTGGTGGACGCCGATTGA
- a CDS encoding HTTM domain-containing protein: protein MSGVWSGIVTYWRDLWRAWNQFWFAPTDPATLCLIRVLAGGMLLYTHLVWSKDLTAFFGPDGWISHELAAAKNAERLTIDPFGWLGSPALLWTVHVGFLIAFFCLFIGLWTRVTSVLAAIGAIAYATHVSPGAFFGLDKVNCMLATYLAIGPSGARYSVDRLLRIRRGEVDDPASSSSANLALRLMQIHLCVMYLFAGLGKVKGDRWWDGTATWFTIANDAYRSTDMTWLANHLYLLDFLTHATVAWELSYCFLVWNRFTRPWILAAAIGAHLFIAFCMGMQTFGWAMIFANLAFFAPALVRKACDPVAGRISLALAGSGAAAPA, encoded by the coding sequence ATGAGCGGTGTGTGGAGCGGAATCGTGACTTACTGGCGCGACCTGTGGCGTGCGTGGAACCAGTTCTGGTTTGCGCCCACCGATCCCGCGACCCTTTGCTTGATCCGAGTGCTCGCCGGGGGGATGCTGCTCTACACTCACTTGGTTTGGTCAAAGGACCTGACGGCATTCTTTGGACCCGATGGGTGGATTTCACACGAGCTAGCCGCGGCGAAGAACGCAGAGCGGCTGACAATTGATCCGTTTGGTTGGCTCGGATCGCCGGCATTGCTCTGGACGGTCCACGTCGGATTCCTGATTGCATTCTTCTGCTTGTTCATTGGCTTGTGGACCAGGGTGACTTCCGTTCTCGCCGCAATCGGCGCCATCGCTTACGCGACCCACGTGTCGCCGGGGGCGTTCTTCGGTTTGGACAAAGTCAATTGCATGCTGGCAACCTACCTAGCGATCGGCCCCTCCGGCGCCCGCTACTCGGTAGACCGGCTGCTGAGGATCCGACGCGGAGAGGTGGACGACCCTGCGTCCAGCTCCAGCGCCAATCTGGCGCTTCGACTCATGCAGATTCACCTCTGTGTGATGTACTTGTTCGCTGGCCTCGGGAAAGTGAAAGGGGATCGCTGGTGGGACGGCACGGCGACGTGGTTCACGATCGCCAACGACGCCTATCGATCGACCGACATGACCTGGCTGGCAAACCACCTTTACCTGCTCGACTTCCTCACACACGCCACGGTGGCCTGGGAACTCAGCTACTGCTTCTTGGTGTGGAACCGATTCACTCGGCCCTGGATTCTTGCGGCGGCGATTGGCGCCCACTTGTTCATCGCCTTCTGCATGGGGATGCAGACTTTCGGGTGGGCGATGATCTTTGCAAACCTAGCCTTTTTCGCCCCGGCGCTGGTCCGCAAGGCCTGCGACCCCGTTGCCGGACGGATCTCGCTTGCACTGGCCGGCAGCGGCGCCGCCGCTCCAGCGTGA
- a CDS encoding aspartate-semialdehyde dehydrogenase has translation MFDTIAVVGATGAVGRLIRTLLAERELPFGRIKFLASERSAGSTIEFRGETHVVELLCPDAFDGINLAIGSTPDPVAKEFVPWAVDRGCVVIDESGYWRMDPTVPLVVPEVNPEAARNHRGIIASPNCSTTQMVVAMKPLHDAGRIRRVVVSTYQATSGAGVVGQADLENGTHMACHGKDYEYQAFAHPIAFNLIPQIGSPKHAGYTSEEMKMVLETQKIFGDDSIRVCPTCVRVPVSNCHSESILVETEKKITLDQARELFASAPGIKLVDDLPNGKYPMPRDCSGEDATFVGRVREDLSCDNGIAFWCVSDNLRKGAATNAVQIAELLATQGASVS, from the coding sequence GTGTTCGATACGATTGCGGTTGTGGGCGCTACCGGCGCGGTGGGTAGGCTAATTCGTACGCTGCTTGCTGAGCGTGAGCTTCCATTCGGACGGATTAAGTTCCTAGCGTCCGAGCGATCGGCTGGGTCGACGATTGAGTTCCGCGGCGAGACCCACGTCGTCGAACTGCTCTGTCCCGATGCATTTGACGGGATCAATCTCGCCATAGGCAGCACCCCCGACCCCGTAGCCAAAGAGTTCGTTCCGTGGGCGGTCGATCGCGGCTGCGTTGTCATTGATGAATCCGGCTACTGGCGGATGGACCCGACCGTGCCGCTGGTCGTCCCGGAGGTGAATCCCGAAGCAGCCCGAAACCATCGCGGAATCATCGCCAGCCCCAACTGTTCCACCACGCAGATGGTGGTCGCGATGAAGCCGCTGCACGATGCCGGCCGAATCCGCCGAGTCGTGGTTAGCACCTATCAAGCCACTAGCGGCGCTGGCGTCGTTGGCCAAGCCGACCTAGAGAACGGCACCCACATGGCGTGCCACGGGAAAGACTACGAGTATCAGGCGTTCGCGCACCCCATCGCTTTTAATCTAATACCGCAGATTGGATCGCCGAAGCACGCGGGTTACACCTCTGAAGAAATGAAGATGGTGCTTGAGACGCAGAAGATCTTTGGCGATGACTCCATCCGTGTCTGCCCGACGTGCGTGCGCGTTCCGGTGAGCAATTGTCACAGCGAGAGCATCCTCGTGGAGACCGAAAAGAAGATCACCCTGGATCAGGCCCGCGAACTATTCGCGTCGGCGCCGGGGATCAAGCTCGTCGACGACCTGCCCAACGGCAAGTACCCGATGCCACGCGATTGCAGCGGTGAGGATGCGACCTTTGTTGGCCGCGTCCGCGAGGACTTGTCCTGCGACAACGGCATCGCCTTCTGGTGCGTGAGCGACAACCTGCGCAAGGGGGCGGCCACCAACGCGGTTCAGATCGCTGAGCTTCTTGCGACACAGGGCGCAAGCGTCTCGTGA